The following are encoded in a window of Kitasatospora sp. NBC_01250 genomic DNA:
- a CDS encoding ABC transporter ATP-binding protein, which produces MTAAARPAPAARRTIVEADGVTKTFSTPDGRALPVLDDIVLHLAEGEIVALLGKSGSGKSTLLRCLAGLIAPSSGTVSYRGTPLTAANPGVAMVFQSFALLPWLTVQQNVELSLQARGVNAEQRRERALKAIDLIGLDGFEGAYPKELSGGMRQRVGVARALVVEPDALFMDEPFSALDVLTAENLRTELVGLWEGHEAPVKSILIVTHNIEEAVLLADRILVLSSNPGRIRAELPVDLARPRDRRTPQFEALVDTVYGILTGREEHEPSAAPEAVAAPTNATPITTPLPVASVGGLAGLLEILLSFGGEEGLAEIADELNFEVDDLLPLVDAGVLLGLARTEGPRMAITDAGREFTAADILTSKQLFARNAARRAPLVRAIVQTLAATDEHKLREDLFLDLLRRGYDAEDARRQLEIAIDWGRYGELYDYDADDGEFTLEPGAEAAL; this is translated from the coding sequence ATGACCGCTGCCGCCCGCCCCGCACCTGCCGCCCGCCGCACGATCGTCGAGGCCGACGGCGTCACCAAGACCTTCAGCACCCCCGACGGCCGCGCACTGCCGGTGCTGGACGACATCGTGCTGCACCTGGCCGAGGGGGAGATCGTCGCGCTGCTCGGCAAGTCGGGCTCCGGCAAGTCGACCCTGCTGCGCTGCCTGGCCGGCCTGATCGCGCCCTCCTCCGGCACCGTCTCCTACCGCGGCACCCCGCTGACCGCCGCCAACCCCGGGGTGGCGATGGTCTTCCAGTCCTTCGCCCTGCTGCCCTGGCTCACCGTCCAGCAGAACGTGGAGCTGAGCCTCCAGGCCCGCGGTGTGAACGCCGAGCAGCGGCGCGAGCGGGCGCTCAAGGCGATCGACCTGATCGGCCTGGACGGCTTCGAGGGCGCCTACCCGAAGGAGCTGTCCGGCGGCATGCGCCAGCGGGTCGGCGTCGCCCGGGCGCTGGTGGTGGAGCCGGACGCGCTCTTCATGGACGAGCCGTTCTCCGCACTCGACGTGCTGACGGCGGAGAACCTGCGCACCGAGCTGGTGGGCCTGTGGGAGGGCCACGAGGCGCCGGTGAAGTCGATCCTGATCGTCACCCACAACATCGAGGAGGCGGTGCTGCTGGCGGACCGGATCCTGGTGCTCTCCTCCAATCCCGGCCGGATCAGGGCCGAACTGCCCGTCGACCTGGCCCGCCCGCGCGACCGGCGCACCCCGCAGTTCGAGGCGCTGGTCGACACCGTCTACGGCATCCTCACCGGGCGCGAGGAGCACGAGCCGTCGGCCGCGCCCGAGGCCGTGGCGGCGCCCACCAACGCCACGCCGATCACCACGCCGCTGCCGGTGGCCAGCGTCGGCGGCCTGGCCGGACTGCTGGAGATCCTGCTCTCCTTCGGCGGCGAGGAGGGCCTGGCGGAGATCGCCGACGAGCTGAACTTCGAGGTCGACGACCTGCTCCCGCTGGTCGACGCCGGCGTCCTGCTCGGCCTGGCCCGCACCGAGGGACCCCGGATGGCGATCACCGACGCCGGGCGCGAGTTCACCGCGGCCGACATCCTCACCAGCAAGCAGCTCTTCGCCCGCAACGCCGCCCGCCGCGCCCCGCTGGTGCGCGCCATCGTGCAGACCCTGGCCGCCACCGACGAGCACAAGCTGCGCGAGGACCTCTTCCTGGACCTGCTGCGCCGCGGCTACGACGCCGAGGACGCCCGGCGCCAACTGGAGATCGCCATCGACTGGGGGCGCTACGGCGAGCTCTACGACTACGACGCCGACGACGGCGAGTTCACCCTGGAGCCCGGCGCGGAGGCGGCGCTGTAG
- a CDS encoding DUF6542 domain-containing protein → MAEEWAERPDGDIAPWPDRPERPGPRRQPAAHAAAQPPAPAPTGSRRRTEGAPASRRRNARAAPPARHRGPALLLAVALPLAGALADELTGPGLGLVFACCAVLGTAGAAALASRAGWWWVLPAPPPVVLAAWAGAELLGDSSKYQGSKALATGSVRWLVHGFPVMAESIGAALAVILIRLVLQKRNRRG, encoded by the coding sequence GTGGCAGAAGAGTGGGCCGAGCGGCCCGACGGTGACATAGCCCCGTGGCCGGACCGGCCCGAACGGCCCGGGCCGCGCCGGCAGCCGGCCGCGCACGCCGCCGCCCAGCCGCCGGCCCCGGCCCCCACCGGCTCCCGGCGCCGCACCGAAGGAGCCCCCGCGAGCCGCCGCCGCAACGCGCGGGCCGCGCCACCCGCCCGTCACCGCGGCCCGGCCCTCCTGCTCGCGGTCGCCCTGCCGCTGGCCGGCGCCCTGGCCGACGAGCTGACCGGCCCGGGCCTGGGCCTGGTCTTCGCCTGCTGCGCGGTCCTCGGCACGGCCGGTGCGGCGGCGCTGGCGAGCCGGGCGGGCTGGTGGTGGGTGCTGCCGGCGCCGCCACCGGTCGTACTGGCCGCCTGGGCCGGCGCCGAGCTGCTCGGCGACTCCTCGAAGTACCAGGGCTCCAAGGCGCTGGCCACCGGATCCGTGCGCTGGCTGGTGCACGGCTTCCCGGTGATGGCCGAGTCCATCGGCGCGGCGCTGGCCGTCATCCTGATCCGCCTCGTTCTGCAGAAGAGGAACCGCCGTGGCTGA
- a CDS encoding LCP family protein: MADHAPRRRSPLVVAGRTIACTLSLAVLGSSGFAWYAYTSLTTGLTTSTALSAVRKSAPPHLDSSVNILLIGLDSRKDMNGNDLPKQFVQDELNAGSSEIGGYNTNTLIVLHIPANGGKVTALSIPRDDYVQTEGADGKMHKIKEAYGIAKAAADAKLANKGLSKAQEEQQSREAGRAATLATVQNFLGIPIDHFAEVNLLGFYDIAQAIGPVQVCLNHATSDPAETGQGSGFSGQAGLNTLNASQALAFVRQRHNLPGGDLDRTHRQQAFISSAEYKLKQEGVFGDLGKMQGLFNVVKKDVVIDDQWNILDFAQQAPNLTGGNVEFNTLPIAGFATIGGEDVNKVDPVQIKQIVQTLFGHDPAPTPPTDASSSAPAAPAAGPAAPSSAPAAPSARPSGTVDVFNASAVTGAAGSESKALVAMGFKAGRVAEASSHPKDVTVTYGAGAKDGADAAAARYGVTATAAASVPAGHVEVVLGTGYTPPGAPAAAPPAAAASSTADPAANLPMQGPPVKMGGIPCVN; the protein is encoded by the coding sequence GTGGCTGACCACGCCCCGCGCCGCAGGTCCCCCCTGGTGGTGGCCGGCCGCACGATCGCCTGCACGCTCTCCCTCGCGGTGCTCGGCAGCAGCGGCTTCGCCTGGTACGCGTACACCTCGCTGACCACCGGGCTGACCACCTCCACCGCGCTGAGCGCCGTCAGGAAGTCGGCGCCCCCGCACCTGGACAGCTCGGTCAACATCCTGCTGATCGGCCTGGACAGCCGTAAGGACATGAACGGCAACGACCTGCCCAAGCAGTTCGTCCAGGACGAGCTGAACGCCGGCTCCAGCGAGATCGGCGGCTACAACACCAACACCCTGATCGTGCTGCACATCCCGGCCAACGGGGGCAAGGTCACCGCGCTGTCCATCCCCCGGGACGACTACGTGCAGACCGAGGGCGCGGACGGGAAGATGCACAAGATCAAGGAGGCCTACGGCATCGCCAAGGCAGCCGCGGACGCCAAGCTGGCGAACAAGGGGCTCTCCAAGGCGCAGGAGGAGCAGCAGAGCCGCGAGGCCGGCCGCGCCGCCACCCTGGCCACCGTGCAGAACTTCCTCGGCATACCGATCGACCACTTCGCCGAGGTCAACCTGCTCGGCTTCTACGACATCGCGCAGGCGATCGGCCCGGTCCAGGTCTGCCTGAACCACGCCACCAGCGACCCGGCCGAGACCGGCCAGGGCTCCGGCTTCTCCGGCCAGGCCGGCCTCAACACCCTCAACGCCTCCCAGGCGCTCGCCTTCGTGCGCCAGCGCCACAACCTGCCCGGCGGCGACCTGGACCGCACCCACCGCCAGCAGGCCTTCATCTCCTCGGCCGAGTACAAGCTCAAGCAGGAGGGCGTCTTCGGCGACCTGGGCAAGATGCAGGGCCTGTTCAACGTGGTGAAGAAGGACGTGGTGATCGACGACCAGTGGAACATCCTGGACTTCGCCCAGCAGGCGCCCAACCTGACCGGTGGCAACGTCGAGTTCAACACGCTGCCGATCGCCGGCTTCGCGACCATCGGCGGGGAGGACGTCAACAAGGTCGACCCGGTGCAGATCAAGCAGATCGTCCAGACCCTGTTCGGCCACGACCCGGCGCCCACGCCGCCCACCGACGCCTCCTCCTCGGCGCCCGCCGCGCCCGCGGCGGGACCGGCCGCCCCGAGCAGCGCCCCGGCCGCGCCCAGTGCCCGGCCGAGCGGCACGGTGGACGTCTTCAACGCCTCCGCCGTCACCGGGGCGGCCGGCAGCGAGTCCAAGGCGCTGGTGGCCATGGGCTTCAAGGCCGGACGGGTCGCGGAGGCGAGCAGCCACCCGAAGGACGTCACGGTGACCTACGGCGCCGGGGCCAAGGACGGCGCGGACGCCGCCGCGGCCCGGTACGGCGTGACGGCCACCGCCGCCGCCTCGGTGCCCGCCGGCCACGTCGAGGTGGTGCTGGGCACCGGCTACACCCCGCCCGGTGCCCCCGCCGCCGCGCCCCCGGCGGCCGCCGCGAGTTCGACGGCCGATCCGGCGGCCAACCTGCCGATGCAGGGCCCGCCGGTCAAGATGGGCGGGATTCCCTGTGTGAACTGA
- a CDS encoding PP2C family protein-serine/threonine phosphatase: MTRRRPPRHASADELLTELGRLTEQALERAELQQARVELAEALQRELLPAELPELPGLRAAARYAPARHGLSIGGDWYDGFPLPDGSLAFSIGDVQGHDVEAAAFMGQVRIGLRAVAATAADPGQVLSRANDLLLSMDTRLFATCSFLRFDPVTRELAHARAGHVPWVWAEPDGRWGLGEDEGGLPLGVLPDESYPVTRRLLPASCAFVLVTDGVIEGPAFPIAAGLAEVARVTRAGVHAEPAELAAEVIKVADLTGHTDDAAVLVLRHEAPPA; encoded by the coding sequence ATGACCCGACGCCGCCCCCCTCGCCACGCGAGCGCCGACGAGTTGCTGACCGAGCTCGGCCGGCTCACCGAGCAGGCGCTGGAACGCGCGGAGCTGCAGCAGGCCCGGGTCGAACTGGCCGAGGCCCTGCAGCGCGAGCTGCTGCCCGCCGAGCTCCCCGAGCTGCCCGGCCTGCGGGCCGCCGCCCGGTACGCGCCCGCCCGGCACGGCCTGAGCATCGGCGGCGACTGGTACGACGGCTTCCCGCTGCCGGACGGCTCGCTCGCCTTCTCGATCGGCGACGTCCAGGGCCACGACGTCGAGGCCGCCGCCTTCATGGGGCAGGTGCGGATCGGCCTGCGCGCGGTGGCGGCCACCGCCGCCGACCCGGGCCAGGTGCTCAGCCGGGCCAACGACCTGCTGCTGTCGATGGACACCCGGCTCTTCGCCACCTGCAGCTTCCTGCGCTTCGACCCGGTCACCCGGGAGCTGGCCCACGCCCGGGCCGGCCACGTGCCCTGGGTCTGGGCCGAACCGGACGGCCGCTGGGGCCTGGGCGAGGACGAGGGCGGCCTGCCGCTGGGCGTGCTGCCGGACGAGAGCTACCCCGTCACCCGCCGGCTGCTGCCGGCCTCCTGCGCGTTCGTGCTGGTCACCGACGGGGTGATCGAGGGTCCCGCGTTCCCGATCGCGGCCGGCCTGGCCGAGGTGGCCCGGGTGACCCGGGCCGGGGTGCACGCCGAGCCGGCCGAGCTGGCCGCCGAGGTGATCAAGGT